The window CACAAAGGTCACGTAAACGGTGCCTTCCTGGTTTCTGTCCATATCTCTTGCCGGATAATGAAGTTCACTCTGAAGGAAGCGGTCCAGCGCTTTTTTTCCTCCCGGGAAGGAGGCTTGTTTCTCTACCTGCCAGCCGTGGTAAACGGTAACGTTGGGAATCTCTTCCGTTTTATCCACTTTGAAGGTCATGTCGGCCAAATCTAACGCCAGGGTATCTGGTGTTGTGAAGATGGTCTTGGTCTCTTTATGTTCATTGTCGACCACCTTCAACTTATTGGGATCGGTTTTTTTCTTTACCTCGGTGATCTCAGGTTTTTTCTTGTCCTTAATGATATCAACGACAAAGATGTCAGGTTCAAAGCTGCTTCCGACGGTTGGGTCCCCGAGGTCGATCAGTTTTCCAACAGGGGATTTCCATTCAAAGGCAATCAATGATAAACTTAAGGATGTGATGAAGCCGATGGCAAGGAACGACTTTCTTTTTCTTTCCAACCCTTTCTGGCCGGAGCGAGCGTGTTGTCTGGTGGTCATAATTTTACCCTCCATGATTTAGTGATACATACAGTGATGATGCGGCGGAAGGTAAAATTTCACATAGGCAAGTCCAGTATAGTTTTTTTATTGAACGCCACACATTAGATGAATATTTTATGGTACTGGTTGTCAAACTTTTTTCTAACATCAAATGATGTGGTTTTAGTAGTGTAATAAAAGGGTAGATATTATTGATTTTGTGATAAAGTGGAGAGGAAGGCACGACTAAAATCAAAAGAAGTAAAACCAAAATCACAATTAACCGTAGACGGATGTGATTTTGCGCTTATAATAATCAAAATAATTTAACGGACATGTGTCGCGTGAGTAAAAACAATAATTTATTAGTGTTAAATCTTACCCAAGCATGTTTTTGTTGAAAATACAAGATATACGATATTTAATTGTTTGAAAAACAGTAAGATGAATGCCGTATTTTGCCCTACGGGAATATACTTAAGGTCAAATATTGAGTAAAATCACTTCGCTTAAACCGTGCTTCGCCTTGTACTTTAGGATAAGTCGTAGTACTTTTGCCAAGTGTTGACGCAGTTGAATCCGTTTTTTTATTGAAATATTTTCGTGGCGAAAGTCACAATCTGAAGTAGAAGGATACCCAGGAACGTGAAGAAGTATCAAGGAATATTGAAGTTGGCAAGCAAGATAGAGTTAAATCAATTCTTGCAGGATTTATGTCAACCTTTGATTTTTTTGAAACCTGTAACGTTGGAGTTGAAAGAAATTAATTCTGCGTCCGTAGCAGATTGCAATAAATTGAAATACACCAGAAATACTTAAGCACATGAGAGTTAAAGAAGAGTTTGTAGAGGTGGTGCCGTCCGAACTGGATGTTGAAATCAAGAAAATTTTTGAGCCAAAGAAAGCGGAAAACTTTCTTAAGGCCTTTCCAAGACTGGCCCTTCGCAATCTGAAGGACCTGTCTATCTATGAGAAAGAACAGCGATTAAAAAGAACAATTCTCGAAGAAGGTGGGGAAACCATCTTAAATTTTATATCCGAACAAACTGCTCTTCAGGATTCAGGAACAATATTACTTACATCGTCCTGCAAAAATGCTTCACGCGTATTGGCTTCTGCACATCGCGACGTGAAGACTGTCATTGATCTGGGGGTTATCAACTACAAAAACGACCTCAACCAGTATTTTGAGCATGTGAACGCCGCCTTGCCGGATGCCGGTATGTTTATCGGTTGCATTGAATCCATTAAGGAACGCTCAACCCGTATGAAGGGCAAATACAAGTTCATGTATCCCTTCTACCATTTATATGACTTTGTTGTTAACCGTGTTTTGGCAAGAGTATCATATACCAAGCCTCTGTATCAATTCCTTACAGGTGGCAAGTACTTTGTTATCTCAAAAGCTGAGGTTCTTGGCAGACTTAGCCATGCCGGTTTCGAGGTGATTGATCATAAAGAAGCCAATAATCTTTTCTACTTCTCTGTCATGAAGACCGGCTTACCCAGTGAGGAAAAGAACATTCCGACCGGTATGCTCATCAAGATGAAGAGAATTAGCAAGGACGGCAAGATCGTTGGTATCTACAAAGTGAGAACCATGCACCCATACTCTCAGTACATTCAGGATTATGTGGTGAAAATGAATGGTTATAACAAAGTGGGCAAACCCAACTCTGATTTCAGAATTACCAAATGGGGCAAAGTGCTGCGTAAGCTTCACGTAGATGAAATGCCTCAATTACTCAACCTTTTCAAAGGCGAACTCAATCTTGTTGGTGTGAGGCCTTTAACGCAATTCGGTTTTCAATCTCTCCCCGAGGATCTGCAGAAAGACCGGATTAAATTCAAACCTGGTTGCATACCCCCAAACGTCGCCCTGGGCCTTACTGGTTTTGATGGCGTAATCAAAGCGGAAAGAATTTATCTTAGAAGCCGGAATAAATATGGTATTTTTGTAAACTTCCAATATTTTTGGATGGCTGTTTACAATATGCTGCTTAAAAGAAAGTTAAGTGCCTGAATAGGTACTGAACTATCCGGGATTCCCTGGTTTTTTAGGCAAAATGAGAGGTCCGGTTCGCCGGCTAAGATGAATTTATGAAGAACGCTTGCCTGGTTATTTCCCTGCTTGTACTGATGGCATCCTGTGTGCCGCAGAAAAGGATGATCTACATCCAGCCCACCAAGAACACGACGTATAATTGGACGGGAAACAAGCAACGGTTGAAGATTTCGACATTTGATATGCTATATATCAAGGTCACTACCACCGATAATCCTGAGTATAACTTCTTTAGTGAGGAGAACAAGCTTAGCGCCTCCATAACCGATGCAAGTCTCGCCGTTACTGCATACACCGTAGATGAATCGGGATTTGTAAAGCTACCAGTCATCGGAAAGGTTCAGGTTCTTGATATGACCGTGGAGGAAGCGGCCGTAGCTATTCAGGAAGCCCTGAAGGTGGTGTTGACCACACCAATTGTGACGGTGCGTTATGTAAACAATAGCATCACCATTCTTGGTGAGGTGAATCGGGCTGGCACCTACACTTACACCACAGAGAATATGAATATTTTCAAAGCTTTGGGCATGGCCGGAGATATTTCCGAGTACGGTGATCGCAGACATGTCGTACTGGTGCGTGAGCAAGGCAAACAGATTATCAAACGCAGGATTGACCTGACCAAGGATGATCTGTTCAAATCAGAATATTACTACCTCCGGCCAAATGATGTGATATACGTATCTCCTCTCAAGGTTCGTCGTTTTGGAATGACCGAGATACCCTATTCCCTGATCGTGTCAGTAGGAAACTCGGTACTTGTAGCCATGGTATTTTATCTTCAATACGTGAAAGGACAGTGACCATATGGAAGCCCGTCAGGATCATGAAACCTTTTATTATGTCAAGTTTGCCTTATCCAAGGTAAAGAAATACTGGTACTATTTTCTGATCTCATGTATGTCCTTTGTAGGGATGGCCTATTTTGTCAACTGGTATCTTCAGCCGGTTTATGAAGTGGGTAGCCTGATCCTTATCGAAGGTGGCAGGCAAAGTGATCCCTCCGAAAAATTCATGGAGTCCTTCTCGATCTTTACGCCATCAAGCGATATCAGCAAGGAGATCAGAAAAATGAAATCTCTGGAGCTGATCCAGAAAGCACTGGAACGAACCCATGCCGAAGTGAGTTACCGGGCGATTTCAAATACCATTAAGAAAAAGGTGATCTATGACGATTCACCTTTCAAGGTTGAGGTGCTTTACGACCATCCGCAACCTCTGGGCGTGAAGTTTGAAGTCAAGCCAAAATCAACAGATCGCTTTACCCTCCTGGTGCCACCGTTTGATGAAGCAGTCACTTATTTCAATTACCAGGAAAACAAGGCTGTTAATTCAGGCACCTTCTCCGTAAATAAGGAATTTTCCTATGGTGATACGATCCGGACAAAGGAGTACGCATTCGTAGTTACCCGTCCCCCCGATATATCTCATGATTTTCAACCGGAAACCCGGTACGTGTTTGAGTTTAATGACATCAACCGGCTCACTTACAGATACCAGAAAGACCTTAAAGTTGAACAGGTTGGGAAGGATATCCAAGCCGTAAGTATCAAGTTAAAGGTGAAGCGCCCACAACAAGGCATTGATTTTATCAATGAACTCACCAAGGCATATATGCAGCGAAATATGGAGAAGAAAGCTGCACTTGCGGAAAATTCATTGCGCTATATAGACAGGGAGATCGCAGCTATTGAGGGTACCCTTAACGAAAAGGAGTCAGATCTCCAGAAGTTTCGTTCGTCCCATCAGATGATGGAGATGAAAACCGTGTCTGATCAGGCGTTTAAAACCATCACGGACCTGGAACTGGAGAAGGCGACCCTCGAGTCACAGGCCAAATATTATGACTACATCACACGATCGC is drawn from Flavobacteriales bacterium and contains these coding sequences:
- a CDS encoding TonB family protein → MTTRQHARSGQKGLERKRKSFLAIGFITSLSLSLIAFEWKSPVGKLIDLGDPTVGSSFEPDIFVVDIIKDKKKPEITEVKKKTDPNKLKVVDNEHKETKTIFTTPDTLALDLADMTFKVDKTEEIPNVTVYHGWQVEKQASFPGGKKALDRFLQSELHYPARDMDRNQEGTVYVTFVVEPDGQLTNIAIVDSPQVRTKDMEMEAARAVKKLPRWIPAEHGGKKVRMQCSLPILFRLR
- a CDS encoding sugar transferase, with the protein product MRVKEEFVEVVPSELDVEIKKIFEPKKAENFLKAFPRLALRNLKDLSIYEKEQRLKRTILEEGGETILNFISEQTALQDSGTILLTSSCKNASRVLASAHRDVKTVIDLGVINYKNDLNQYFEHVNAALPDAGMFIGCIESIKERSTRMKGKYKFMYPFYHLYDFVVNRVLARVSYTKPLYQFLTGGKYFVISKAEVLGRLSHAGFEVIDHKEANNLFYFSVMKTGLPSEEKNIPTGMLIKMKRISKDGKIVGIYKVRTMHPYSQYIQDYVVKMNGYNKVGKPNSDFRITKWGKVLRKLHVDEMPQLLNLFKGELNLVGVRPLTQFGFQSLPEDLQKDRIKFKPGCIPPNVALGLTGFDGVIKAERIYLRSRNKYGIFVNFQYFWMAVYNMLLKRKLSA
- a CDS encoding polysaccharide export protein encodes the protein MKNACLVISLLVLMASCVPQKRMIYIQPTKNTTYNWTGNKQRLKISTFDMLYIKVTTTDNPEYNFFSEENKLSASITDASLAVTAYTVDESGFVKLPVIGKVQVLDMTVEEAAVAIQEALKVVLTTPIVTVRYVNNSITILGEVNRAGTYTYTTENMNIFKALGMAGDISEYGDRRHVVLVREQGKQIIKRRIDLTKDDLFKSEYYYLRPNDVIYVSPLKVRRFGMTEIPYSLIVSVGNSVLVAMVFYLQYVKGQ